From the Paludisphaera mucosa genome, one window contains:
- a CDS encoding esterase/lipase family protein, translated as MRTRSVAFGADPALPLRADLGVASAQARAIQEERGPFALAGFARPELMLDKADIRMLEPYQKGRSPILLIHGLLDDPFLFNDMIVALQRTPGFLDRHQIWVFRYPTGVTFIRSASILRAKIEEISAAVDPGAADPAMSDWTLLGYSMGGLLTRLQISWSDDAVWNVVSNRPVDGLTMSDDARKTVRNLFFFEPSPRVKRAVFIATPHDGASPEIAVASWLATRIIQRPADTRQLVTEIENANPGALKPGLRDLPSSVDTLASYSPLLPAIRRLTINPEVTIHTIAGTGLHSPESGRGRGDLVVPLTSAHLDEAVSEHHVRATHSDIYYNRDTIDEVRRILGFADP; from the coding sequence TTGCGAACCCGGTCCGTCGCCTTCGGCGCGGACCCCGCCCTTCCGTTGCGGGCGGACCTGGGCGTCGCCAGCGCCCAGGCGAGGGCGATCCAGGAGGAGCGTGGGCCGTTCGCCCTCGCCGGCTTCGCCCGGCCCGAGTTGATGCTCGACAAGGCCGACATCCGGATGCTGGAGCCCTACCAGAAAGGCAGATCGCCGATCCTGTTGATCCACGGACTGCTCGACGACCCGTTCCTGTTCAACGACATGATCGTGGCCTTGCAGCGGACGCCGGGGTTTCTCGACCGCCACCAGATCTGGGTCTTCCGCTATCCGACAGGCGTCACCTTCATTCGCAGCGCGTCGATCCTCCGGGCAAAGATCGAAGAGATTTCCGCTGCGGTCGACCCGGGGGCCGCGGATCCAGCCATGTCCGACTGGACGCTGCTCGGCTACAGCATGGGTGGGCTCCTGACAAGGCTCCAGATCTCGTGGAGCGACGACGCCGTGTGGAACGTGGTGTCGAACCGGCCCGTCGACGGCCTGACGATGTCCGACGACGCGCGGAAGACGGTCCGCAACCTGTTCTTCTTCGAGCCTTCGCCGCGTGTCAAAAGAGCCGTCTTCATCGCCACGCCCCACGACGGCGCCTCGCCGGAGATCGCGGTGGCGAGCTGGCTGGCGACCCGGATCATCCAGCGGCCGGCCGACACGCGCCAGCTCGTCACCGAGATCGAAAACGCCAACCCCGGCGCACTCAAGCCCGGCCTTCGCGACCTCCCCAGCAGCGTCGATACGCTGGCGTCTTATAGCCCGCTGCTGCCGGCGATCCGCCGGCTGACCATCAACCCCGAAGTGACGATCCACACGATCGCCGGCACCGGACTGCACTCCCCCGAATCCGGTCGGGGTCGCGGCGACCTGGTCGTGCCCCTAACCAGCGCCCATCTTGATGAGGCCGTCTCCGAGCATCACGTCCGAGCGACGCATTCCGACATCTACTACAACCGGGACACGATCGACGAGGTCCGGCGGATCCTCGGCTTCGCTGATCCCTGA
- a CDS encoding EamA family transporter, which yields MTWVHYALFSAFFAGLTAILAKIGVADVSSNLATLIRTIVVVAFASAIVASTGEIRGLRSLAGRDWLALVASGLATGASWLFYFAALKSGPISGVAPIDKLSFLIAMFLGFVILKEPVRPLTLLGAGLIGTGVALTLPSVQESLRRLFS from the coding sequence ATGACCTGGGTCCACTACGCCTTGTTCTCGGCCTTCTTTGCGGGCCTGACGGCGATCCTGGCGAAGATCGGAGTGGCCGACGTATCCTCGAACCTGGCGACGCTGATCCGGACGATCGTCGTGGTCGCCTTCGCGTCGGCGATCGTGGCCTCGACAGGCGAGATCCGCGGCCTCAGGTCGCTGGCCGGCCGCGACTGGCTGGCGCTGGTCGCCTCGGGTCTCGCGACGGGCGCGTCGTGGCTTTTCTATTTTGCGGCGCTCAAGAGTGGGCCGATCTCGGGCGTGGCTCCGATCGACAAGCTGAGCTTCCTCATTGCCATGTTCCTCGGATTCGTCATCTTGAAGGAGCCGGTCAGGCCCTTGACCCTGCTGGGGGCGGGATTGATCGGAACCGGCGTCGCATTGACGCTCCCCTCGGTCCAGGAATCGCTGCGCCGCCTGTTCTCCTGA